The following are encoded together in the Parabacteroides chongii genome:
- a CDS encoding Crp/Fnr family transcriptional regulator, giving the protein MIAILSKSILFRDIPESEISALLETTAYRVVAYRSKDVVALQGTPCNHLMIVLNGLLQGQMVNDAGKLVVIEELEAAQLLAPAFLYAPKNNLPVNIIAMESSEILFIHRDDFTVWMQQNRQLLQNFLMLISGRSHFLSDKIMFLSLKNIKNKIADYLLRKLPDTLSTVIHLTETQQEIADSFGVTRPSLARALAEMEQEGIISIDRKVVKVCNMPALKQMAQ; this is encoded by the coding sequence ATGATAGCTATTCTTTCTAAATCCATCCTATTTCGGGATATCCCGGAATCTGAGATTTCCGCTTTGCTGGAAACGACGGCTTATCGGGTTGTTGCTTACCGGTCAAAAGATGTCGTTGCTCTACAAGGAACGCCCTGTAATCATCTGATGATCGTTTTGAATGGACTTTTACAAGGGCAAATGGTGAATGATGCAGGTAAACTCGTTGTTATTGAAGAGTTGGAAGCCGCTCAATTATTAGCCCCTGCATTTTTATATGCTCCGAAAAATAATCTGCCGGTAAACATTATTGCTATGGAATCGTCGGAGATCTTATTTATTCATCGGGATGATTTTACCGTTTGGATGCAACAGAACAGGCAACTTCTTCAGAACTTCCTGATGTTGATATCCGGAAGAAGCCATTTCCTGAGCGATAAGATCATGTTCTTGTCCCTGAAGAACATAAAGAATAAGATTGCGGATTATTTGTTGCGTAAGTTACCGGATACATTGTCGACTGTGATTCATTTAACAGAAACACAGCAGGAGATAGCCGATTCGTTCGGTGTTACCCGGCCGTCATTGGCACGGGCGCTGGCAGAGATGGAGCAGGAGGGAATCATCTCTATAGACAGGAAAGTGGTAAAAGTATGTAATATGCCTGCATTGAAGCAGATGGCACAATAA
- the hcp gene encoding hydroxylamine reductase, which translates to MDAKMFCFQCQEAAKGTGCTIKGVCGKDDETANRMDLLLFVTKGVSVVATLLRNAGVEIPSHIDHFVVDALFSTITNANFDIESITKRIVEGITLRDRLKEEARKQAIELPIIDELVWIGDESSFEGKALTVGVLREANPDIRSLKELTIYGLKGMAAYVEHAGNLGFEDKDLHRFIQYALAETLRKDLSAEQLTALVLETGSYGVKAMALLDKANTSSYGNPEITQVNIGVRNNPAILISGHDLKDMEELLAQTEGTGVDVYTHSEMLPANYYPAFKKYKHFVGNYGNAWWQQREEFESFNGPILFTTNCIVPPLEGASYKDRVYTTNSTGFPGWKHIPSREDGKTKDFSEIIAHAKRCAAPKEIEHGQITGGFAHNQVMALADKVIDAVKSGAIRKFVVMAGCDGRMKSRNYYTEFASELPSDCVILTAGCAKYRYNKLPLGDIGGIPRVLDAGQCNDSYSLAVIAMKLQEAFGLEDINQLPIVYNIAWYEQKAVIVLLALLSLGVKNIHLGPTLPAFLSPNVAKVLVENFGIGTISTVDEDIEKLILA; encoded by the coding sequence ATGGATGCAAAAATGTTTTGTTTTCAGTGTCAGGAAGCCGCAAAAGGTACAGGTTGTACAATCAAAGGTGTCTGTGGAAAAGATGATGAAACAGCCAACCGGATGGACCTGCTTTTATTTGTCACTAAAGGTGTTTCCGTTGTAGCTACTCTATTACGGAACGCCGGAGTTGAAATTCCCTCACATATCGACCACTTCGTTGTCGATGCCCTTTTCTCTACAATCACGAATGCGAACTTTGACATAGAAAGTATTACTAAACGAATTGTCGAAGGTATCACTTTAAGAGACCGGTTAAAGGAAGAAGCCCGCAAACAGGCAATCGAACTTCCGATCATCGACGAACTTGTATGGATAGGCGATGAAAGCAGTTTTGAAGGGAAAGCACTGACCGTCGGTGTTTTACGCGAAGCTAACCCGGACATCCGTTCGTTGAAAGAACTAACCATCTACGGATTGAAAGGCATGGCAGCTTATGTGGAACATGCCGGAAACCTGGGATTCGAGGATAAAGACCTGCACCGATTTATCCAATATGCCCTGGCGGAAACTTTAAGAAAAGACCTTTCCGCAGAGCAATTAACAGCATTGGTTCTGGAAACCGGAAGTTATGGTGTGAAGGCCATGGCTTTATTAGACAAGGCAAACACCAGCAGTTACGGTAACCCGGAAATCACACAGGTGAACATCGGTGTCCGCAATAATCCGGCAATCCTTATCAGCGGTCATGATCTGAAGGATATGGAAGAACTGCTTGCACAGACAGAAGGAACCGGAGTCGATGTTTATACACATAGTGAAATGTTACCGGCCAATTATTATCCGGCTTTCAAGAAGTACAAACATTTTGTCGGCAACTACGGAAATGCCTGGTGGCAGCAACGGGAAGAGTTCGAGAGCTTTAACGGACCGATCCTGTTCACAACAAACTGTATCGTACCGCCGCTGGAAGGAGCTTCCTACAAAGACCGTGTCTATACAACCAACTCGACCGGTTTCCCGGGATGGAAACATATACCTTCCAGAGAAGATGGTAAAACAAAAGACTTTTCAGAGATCATAGCACATGCCAAACGTTGTGCAGCACCGAAAGAGATCGAACATGGACAGATCACCGGAGGTTTTGCCCATAACCAGGTAATGGCTTTGGCTGATAAAGTGATCGATGCCGTTAAAAGCGGTGCAATCCGTAAGTTCGTGGTGATGGCCGGATGCGACGGACGTATGAAGAGCCGTAACTATTATACGGAATTCGCCAGCGAATTACCCTCCGACTGCGTGATCCTGACTGCCGGTTGTGCCAAATACCGTTACAACAAATTACCATTGGGAGATATAGGCGGTATTCCCCGCGTATTGGATGCCGGACAATGTAACGACAGTTATTCACTTGCCGTTATAGCCATGAAGCTGCAGGAGGCTTTCGGACTGGAAGATATCAACCAACTGCCGATCGTCTATAATATCGCCTGGTACGAACAAAAGGCGGTGATCGTCCTGCTCGCCCTGCTGAGTCTTGGAGTCAAAAATATTCACCTGGGTCCGACGCTTCCGGCTTTCCTTTCTCCCAACGTGGCAAAGGTACTGGTTGAGAACTTCGGTATCGGGACGATCAGCACTGTAGACGAGGATATTGAAAAACTGATTCTTGCCTGA
- the mscL gene encoding large-conductance mechanosensitive channel protein MscL, translated as MGKFLQEFKQFAMRGNVVDMAVGIIIGGAFGKIVSSVVGDIIMPAVGLLVGGVNFTDLKIVLKHAVMEGDKVITPAVSINYGNFLQVTLDFIIIAFAIFLMIKGMNALNKKKAEEVPAAPPAPPADVQLLTEIRDLLKEKK; from the coding sequence ATGGGGAAGTTTTTACAAGAATTTAAGCAGTTCGCCATGCGCGGCAACGTCGTTGACATGGCTGTCGGTATCATCATCGGTGGTGCCTTCGGAAAAATCGTATCTTCTGTCGTTGGAGATATTATTATGCCAGCAGTAGGGTTACTGGTGGGTGGTGTGAACTTTACGGATTTGAAAATCGTATTGAAGCACGCGGTAATGGAAGGTGACAAAGTAATCACTCCTGCCGTATCCATCAACTACGGGAACTTTTTACAAGTGACATTGGACTTTATCATCATTGCGTTTGCAATCTTTCTGATGATAAAAGGGATGAATGCCCTCAACAAGAAGAAGGCAGAGGAAGTTCCGGCCGCCCCTCCCGCTCCACCGGCTGATGTTCAGTTGCTGACTGAAATACGTGACTTACTGAAAGAAAAGAAATAA
- a CDS encoding aspartate kinase, protein MKVLKFGGTSVGSAQRMKNVVSIIRNGEPKIVVLSAMSGTTNSLVDITRCFYHKEADEANKIITRLEQTYAGHIEDLYSSVTYKEKALELVMERFNVIWAFADTPFTIFDEKVVLAQGELISTGMMHLYLQEQGIKSALLPALDFMRINADGEPDMAYISEHLNNQLSRFPGTGIFITQGFICRNAYGETDNLQRGGSDYSASLIGAAIHAEEIQIWTDIDGMHNNDPRVVDHTAPVRQLNFEEAAKLAYFGAKILHPFCIRPAKDNNIPVRLLSSLQPEVPGTLISNTAEKGRIKAVAAKDNIVFIKMKSLNILPPHKFLNVVFETFALYKTAVDMVTTSDIGVSVTIDNPEHLQEIVTNLEKYATIYVERDMVIVCVVGDLEWQNVGFEARIIDALKDIPVRMISYGGSSSNVSLVMKSADKARALQALSSRLFPKPDVPEPVGA, encoded by the coding sequence ATGAAAGTATTGAAATTTGGCGGTACATCTGTTGGCTCAGCCCAACGGATGAAGAACGTCGTATCTATAATCCGTAATGGAGAACCTAAAATTGTCGTCTTATCAGCTATGTCCGGAACGACCAATTCGCTGGTCGATATCACCCGCTGTTTCTACCATAAGGAGGCTGATGAAGCAAATAAGATCATCACCCGTCTGGAACAGACCTATGCCGGACATATCGAGGATTTATATTCTTCTGTCACCTATAAGGAAAAGGCGCTGGAACTGGTCATGGAGCGCTTCAACGTAATCTGGGCGTTCGCCGATACACCTTTTACCATATTTGATGAGAAAGTGGTCCTGGCACAGGGTGAATTGATCTCGACCGGAATGATGCACTTATACTTGCAGGAGCAGGGAATAAAATCCGCTTTGCTTCCGGCTCTCGATTTTATGCGGATCAATGCTGATGGAGAACCGGATATGGCATATATCTCAGAGCATCTCAATAACCAGCTTTCCCGCTTCCCCGGTACCGGAATCTTCATCACACAGGGTTTCATTTGCCGGAATGCATACGGAGAGACGGACAATCTGCAACGTGGCGGAAGTGACTATTCCGCTTCCCTGATCGGAGCTGCCATCCATGCTGAAGAAATACAGATATGGACGGATATTGACGGTATGCATAACAACGATCCCCGCGTAGTGGATCACACGGCACCTGTCCGCCAATTGAATTTTGAAGAGGCAGCGAAGCTCGCATATTTCGGCGCGAAAATACTCCACCCTTTCTGTATCCGCCCGGCAAAGGATAACAATATCCCCGTCCGCCTGCTAAGCTCTTTGCAGCCGGAGGTTCCCGGAACACTGATCTCCAATACGGCAGAGAAGGGAAGGATCAAGGCGGTAGCAGCGAAAGATAATATCGTGTTCATCAAGATGAAGTCGTTGAATATTTTACCACCTCATAAGTTCCTGAATGTGGTTTTTGAAACGTTTGCTCTTTATAAAACGGCTGTCGACATGGTGACGACATCGGATATCGGTGTCTCTGTGACCATAGATAATCCTGAACATTTGCAGGAAATAGTTACAAACCTGGAAAAGTATGCAACGATCTATGTGGAAAGGGATATGGTGATCGTATGTGTTGTCGGAGATCTTGAATGGCAGAATGTCGGCTTTGAAGCCCGTATCATAGATGCGTTAAAAGATATCCCTGTGCGGATGATCTCTTACGGAGGAAGTAGCAGTAACGTCTCGCTGGTTATGAAGTCTGCCGATAAAGCCCGGGCGCTGCAAGCATTAAGCTCTCGCCTGTTCCCGAAACCGGATGTACCGGAACCTGTCGGTGCATAG
- a CDS encoding ATP-binding protein, with product MSLKIKTKLTYGIGLLFAMIVLLGGLSVKNIYRMSADTQNILADNYNTLLYSRRMLDALERIKTDPVARNEFEKNLGLQKENITEVDENTATTHLVTQYESMKKDMNDASIQRVRIALNEVMSLNMASIYRKSQVAEHTAHEALLWICIIGITCILIAFAFLIRLPRSINTPIRKLTDGIMEIANHNYEKRLDLGKYEEFTEVAQSFNRMAERLTEYRKSTLSDIIQGKKYIEAIVNSITEPIIGLDGNRIILFANDVALTILNLKRENVIGKSAAELALKNDLLRRLVRELVQPNEKEEPLKIYADNKESYFKVQYIPIHVTDDQKNGSQYVGDVILLKNITEFKELDSAKTTFISTISHELKTPISAIMMSLKLLGDNRVGNMNDEQKALAESIKESSDRLLEITGELLKMTQVETGKLQLNPKITKPIELIDYAIKANRVQAERFGCHIEVEYPEKISKLFVDSEKIAWVLTNLLSNAIHYTPENGRIIIGARQEGKSLEIFVRDFGKGIDPRYHQSIFDRYFRVPGTKVQGSGLGLAISKDFVEAHGGTIRVESEVGKGSTFIIKFEV from the coding sequence ATTAGTTTAAAGATTAAAACGAAGCTCACCTACGGAATAGGTCTGCTGTTTGCAATGATCGTCCTGTTGGGCGGTCTGTCGGTAAAGAATATCTACCGTATGTCGGCAGATACGCAGAATATCCTTGCGGATAATTACAACACATTGCTGTATTCCCGCCGTATGTTGGATGCACTCGAACGCATCAAGACCGACCCGGTGGCACGGAATGAATTTGAAAAGAACCTGGGCCTGCAAAAGGAGAACATAACAGAGGTGGACGAGAATACAGCGACCACTCATCTGGTCACGCAATATGAATCGATGAAAAAAGACATGAACGATGCTTCCATCCAACGTGTCCGCATCGCCCTGAACGAGGTGATGAGCCTGAACATGGCTTCTATCTACCGAAAAAGTCAGGTGGCGGAACATACCGCGCATGAAGCGTTGTTATGGATCTGCATCATCGGTATCACCTGTATTCTGATTGCCTTCGCTTTCCTGATACGTCTCCCGCGATCCATCAATACTCCGATTCGTAAGCTGACAGACGGTATCATGGAAATTGCCAACCATAATTATGAGAAGCGTCTCGACCTGGGAAAATACGAGGAATTTACCGAAGTTGCCCAATCGTTCAACCGGATGGCGGAGCGTCTGACCGAATACCGTAAAAGTACGCTTTCCGATATTATTCAGGGTAAGAAATACATCGAAGCCATCGTAAACAGCATTACCGAACCGATCATCGGCCTGGATGGTAACCGTATCATTCTTTTTGCCAACGACGTGGCGTTAACTATCCTCAATCTGAAACGTGAAAATGTGATTGGCAAATCCGCCGCCGAACTCGCTTTAAAGAACGATCTGTTGCGCCGCCTCGTCCGTGAATTGGTTCAGCCGAACGAAAAGGAAGAACCGCTCAAGATTTATGCCGATAATAAAGAAAGTTATTTCAAAGTCCAGTATATCCCTATTCATGTAACGGACGACCAGAAAAACGGCAGCCAGTATGTCGGCGACGTAATTCTTTTGAAGAATATCACAGAGTTTAAAGAGCTCGATTCAGCAAAGACAACCTTCATCTCGACCATCTCCCATGAGCTGAAAACACCTATCTCTGCCATTATGATGAGCCTCAAGCTCCTGGGAGATAACCGTGTCGGCAATATGAACGACGAGCAAAAGGCGTTGGCTGAAAGTATCAAGGAAAGCAGCGACCGCCTTCTGGAAATAACCGGCGAACTGCTTAAAATGACGCAGGTGGAAACCGGTAAACTACAGTTGAACCCGAAGATCACCAAGCCGATCGAACTGATCGACTACGCGATTAAGGCAAACCGTGTGCAGGCGGAGCGGTTCGGCTGCCACATCGAAGTCGAGTATCCGGAGAAGATCTCCAAGCTGTTTGTCGATAGCGAAAAGATTGCCTGGGTATTGACCAACCTCTTGTCGAACGCCATCCATTACACACCGGAGAACGGTCGTATCATCATTGGAGCCCGTCAGGAGGGCAAATCCCTGGAGATATTCGTCCGCGATTTCGGTAAAGGCATCGATCCCCGTTACCATCAAAGCATCTTCGACCGTTACTTCCGTGTCCCCGGAACCAAAGTGCAGGGTAGCGGCCTCGGACTGGCGATCAGCAAAGACTTTGTCGAAGCGCATGGCGGTACGATCCGTGTGGAAAGCGAAGTCGGTAAAGGGAGTACGTTCATTATAAAATTTGAAGTCTGA
- a CDS encoding sensor protein KdpD encodes MDREQSVQHFLDLLKKSRRGNFKIYIGMIAGVGKTYRMLQEAHELLRSGIDVQVGYVETHGRTETEALVEGLPLIPRRRSFYKGKEVEEMDLQAILNIHPEVVIVDELAHTNIDGSKNEKRWQDVTDILEAGISVITAVNIQHLEGLNEDVQDITGIEIKERIPDSVLEQADEVVNIDLTADELVKRLKAGKIYKPEKISTALNNFFKSENILQLRELALKEVALRVEKKVESAVPVNTGVRHEKFLACISSNEKTPRKVIRKAARLATRYNTKFFVLYVQTPRESIERIPLANQRYLSNHFKLAAELGGEVMQVQSKSIPDSIIEVCREKQITTVCIGKPVFTLTSVLRACFQYRKLLNSLSQMNIDLIILA; translated from the coding sequence ATGGACAGAGAACAAAGCGTACAACACTTTTTAGATTTGCTGAAAAAGTCCCGTCGCGGCAATTTCAAGATCTACATCGGTATGATCGCCGGTGTAGGCAAGACATACCGCATGCTGCAGGAGGCGCACGAATTGCTTCGTAGCGGAATAGACGTGCAGGTCGGCTATGTGGAAACCCACGGCAGGACTGAAACGGAGGCGTTGGTAGAAGGTTTACCTTTGATACCGCGCCGCCGGTCGTTTTACAAGGGGAAGGAAGTGGAGGAGATGGATTTGCAGGCAATCCTGAATATCCATCCGGAGGTCGTGATCGTGGACGAACTGGCACATACCAATATCGATGGAAGCAAGAACGAAAAGCGTTGGCAGGATGTGACGGATATTTTAGAAGCAGGTATCAGCGTGATTACGGCAGTAAATATCCAGCATCTGGAAGGTCTGAACGAAGATGTGCAGGATATCACCGGCATCGAGATCAAAGAACGCATCCCCGATAGTGTCCTGGAGCAGGCGGATGAGGTCGTGAATATCGACCTGACAGCCGATGAACTGGTGAAACGCTTGAAAGCGGGCAAGATATACAAGCCGGAAAAGATTTCGACGGCACTGAACAACTTCTTTAAATCCGAAAACATCCTCCAGTTACGCGAACTGGCCTTGAAGGAGGTTGCCCTCCGTGTCGAGAAGAAGGTGGAGAGCGCTGTCCCGGTCAATACCGGTGTCCGCCACGAGAAGTTCCTGGCCTGCATCAGCAGTAATGAAAAGACGCCGAGGAAAGTGATTCGCAAGGCGGCGCGGCTGGCTACCCGCTACAACACGAAGTTCTTTGTCCTTTACGTGCAAACGCCGCGCGAAAGTATCGAGCGCATTCCGCTGGCAAACCAGCGTTATCTGTCCAACCATTTCAAACTGGCGGCAGAGTTGGGAGGCGAGGTGATGCAGGTCCAGTCGAAAAGTATCCCCGACAGCATTATCGAGGTATGCCGCGAAAAGCAGATCACGACCGTCTGTATCGGAAAGCCTGTTTTTACGCTCACTTCCGTCCTTCGCGCTTGTTTCCAGTACCGGAAATTGCTGAATAGCTTGTCACAAATGAATATTGACCTGATAATATTGGCATAA
- a CDS encoding TorF family putative porin: MKSIVKNITLASLIFSLSSFTALKAEENESPVNFTVQGDLVSSYIWRGFYQTGASFQPTLAFSAGGFSLTAWGSTDFDGYKSSEGAANKEIDLTAAYTFGNSGLTLSIADLWWAGQGANKYFNFKSHETAHHFEAGVAYTLPVEKLPLSIAWYTMFAGQDKDADGNQNYSSYVELNYPFSVKMVDLNLTCGFLPYTSYGVYTGTKTNDGFAVTNVALKGSTAIKFSDSFSLPIFAQAIWNPRMEDAHLVFGISLRPW; encoded by the coding sequence ATGAAATCTATCGTTAAAAATATCACATTAGCCTCTCTGATCTTCTCTTTATCTTCCTTTACTGCCTTGAAAGCGGAGGAAAACGAAAGCCCCGTAAACTTCACTGTCCAGGGTGACCTCGTGAGTTCTTATATTTGGAGAGGCTTCTACCAAACGGGAGCAAGTTTTCAACCGACACTGGCATTCAGTGCCGGAGGCTTCTCCCTGACAGCATGGGGATCGACCGATTTCGACGGTTACAAATCCTCGGAAGGTGCCGCCAACAAAGAGATCGACCTCACCGCCGCCTATACCTTTGGAAACTCCGGTCTGACCCTCTCCATCGCCGACCTTTGGTGGGCAGGTCAAGGTGCGAACAAGTACTTCAACTTCAAAAGCCATGAAACGGCACATCATTTTGAAGCGGGCGTAGCCTATACGCTTCCGGTTGAGAAACTTCCTCTCTCGATCGCCTGGTACACTATGTTCGCCGGACAGGATAAGGATGCCGACGGCAATCAAAATTATTCATCTTATGTCGAATTGAACTATCCTTTCTCTGTAAAAATGGTCGATTTGAATCTGACCTGCGGTTTCCTTCCCTATACCTCTTACGGCGTATATACCGGCACGAAGACCAACGATGGATTTGCTGTTACCAACGTCGCGCTCAAAGGAAGTACGGCAATAAAGTTCAGCGATTCATTCTCTTTGCCTATATTTGCGCAGGCTATTTGGAATCCTCGTATGGAAGACGCTCATTTAGTGTTTGGAATATCGTTAAGACCGTGGTAA
- a CDS encoding K(+)-transporting ATPase subunit C, whose translation MISTLFKSFKLTVAFCILFSVCYIFILWIFAQVAGPNKGNADVVELNGKIVGAANIGQTFTQDIYFWGRPSCAGDGYDASSSGGSNKGPSNEEYLAEVESRIDTFLVHHPYLKRGEVPAEMVTASGSGLDPDISPKAAYVQVQRVAAARGLSPEKVMALVNANTEGPLLGLFGPEKVNVLKLNVALEKAAMNK comes from the coding sequence ATGATATCGACTCTTTTTAAATCATTTAAACTGACCGTAGCATTCTGTATTTTATTCAGTGTGTGCTACATCTTCATCCTGTGGATTTTTGCACAGGTCGCTGGACCGAACAAAGGAAATGCAGATGTTGTCGAATTGAACGGCAAGATCGTGGGTGCCGCAAACATCGGCCAGACCTTCACGCAGGACATTTACTTTTGGGGGCGTCCCTCCTGTGCGGGCGACGGCTATGATGCTTCCTCTTCCGGCGGCAGTAACAAAGGCCCTTCCAACGAAGAATACCTTGCCGAAGTAGAATCCCGCATCGACACCTTCCTGGTGCACCATCCTTATCTGAAACGTGGGGAAGTCCCTGCCGAGATGGTCACCGCCAGCGGTTCCGGACTCGATCCCGATATTTCTCCGAAAGCCGCATACGTGCAGGTACAACGGGTAGCGGCAGCACGCGGCCTTTCTCCTGAAAAAGTGATGGCTTTGGTGAATGCCAATACGGAAGGACCCCTGTTAGGTTTATTCGGTCCTGAAAAGGTCAATGTCCTGAAACTGAATGTCGCTTTGGAGAAAGCGGCAATGAATAAATAA
- the kdpB gene encoding potassium-transporting ATPase subunit KdpB encodes MKDKKAASLFPKELVIESFKQSFVKLDPRTMFRNPIMFIVEIVTFVMLLVTLWAAVTGDHTQGSFGYNILVFIVLFVTLLFANFAEAIAEARGKAQADSLRKTREETPAKLVGANESITTVSSSQLKKGDIFICEAGDTIPSDGEIIEGLASIDESAITGESAPVIREAGGDKSSVTGGTKVLSDQIRVRVTTQPGESFLDKMIALVEGASRKKTPNEIALTILLAGFTLVFVVVCGTLKPMADYSNTQITIAAFISLFVCLIPTTIGGLLSAIGIAGMDRALRANVITKSGKAVETAGDIDTLLLDKTGTITIGNRKATQFYPVTWIDEHSFVQACLLASLSDETPEGKSIVELGREKGVRIRDLSTSGSRMIKFTAETKCSGVDLKDGTRIRKGAFDAIRKMSEAAGNKYPQEVAELVEKISGNGGTPLVVSQDDFIIGVIELQDIIKPGIQERFERLRKMGVKTVMVTGDNPLTAKYIAEKAGVDDYIAEAKPEDKMNYIKKEQEAGKLVAMMGDGTNDAPALAQANVGVAMNSGTQAAKEAGNMVDLDNDPTKLIEIVEIGKQLLMTRGTLTTFSIANDVAKYFAIVPALFMVAIPQLAALNIMHLHSPESAILSAVIFNAIIIPILIPLALRGVAYKPIGASALLRRNLLIYGVGGVVAPFVGIKLIDIVVSLFM; translated from the coding sequence ATGAAAGATAAAAAAGCTGCTTCCTTATTTCCTAAGGAGCTTGTTATAGAAAGTTTTAAACAATCGTTCGTGAAGCTCGACCCGCGTACGATGTTCCGGAATCCGATCATGTTCATCGTAGAGATCGTGACGTTCGTAATGCTTCTTGTTACCCTTTGGGCCGCCGTGACAGGCGATCATACACAAGGTTCGTTCGGATATAACATATTGGTATTCATTGTGTTGTTTGTCACCTTGCTCTTTGCCAACTTCGCCGAAGCCATCGCCGAAGCCCGTGGCAAAGCGCAGGCAGACAGTTTACGGAAAACCCGTGAGGAAACACCTGCCAAGCTGGTCGGAGCCAATGAAAGCATTACGACGGTAAGCAGTTCGCAGCTGAAGAAAGGCGATATCTTTATCTGCGAGGCAGGCGATACGATCCCGTCCGACGGCGAGATCATCGAAGGGCTGGCATCTATCGACGAGAGTGCCATTACAGGTGAGTCCGCTCCGGTGATCCGGGAAGCGGGCGGCGATAAAAGTTCGGTGACGGGGGGTACGAAAGTTTTGTCCGACCAGATACGGGTGAGAGTGACGACGCAGCCGGGAGAGAGCTTCCTGGATAAGATGATTGCCCTTGTCGAGGGTGCGTCCCGCAAGAAAACACCGAATGAGATTGCGTTGACGATCTTATTGGCAGGTTTTACACTGGTGTTTGTGGTAGTTTGCGGTACCTTGAAACCGATGGCGGATTATTCGAATACGCAGATCACGATCGCAGCCTTCATCTCTTTATTCGTTTGTCTGATACCGACTACGATCGGGGGACTGCTTTCAGCGATCGGTATCGCTGGTATGGACCGGGCGTTGCGTGCAAATGTAATCACCAAGTCGGGTAAGGCTGTGGAGACGGCAGGCGATATCGATACCCTGCTGCTCGACAAGACGGGAACGATCACGATTGGTAACCGGAAGGCTACGCAGTTTTATCCGGTGACATGGATCGACGAACATTCATTTGTGCAGGCTTGCCTGCTGGCGTCCTTGTCCGACGAAACTCCGGAAGGTAAATCGATTGTAGAGTTGGGACGCGAAAAGGGTGTCCGCATCCGCGACCTGAGTACTTCGGGTTCACGCATGATCAAATTTACAGCGGAGACAAAATGTTCGGGTGTCGACCTGAAAGACGGTACGCGTATCCGTAAAGGTGCTTTCGATGCCATCCGTAAGATGAGCGAGGCGGCAGGAAACAAGTATCCGCAGGAAGTAGCCGAACTGGTGGAGAAAATATCGGGTAACGGAGGTACGCCGCTGGTCGTTTCGCAGGATGATTTCATTATCGGTGTGATCGAATTGCAGGATATCATCAAGCCGGGTATCCAGGAACGTTTTGAACGCCTACGCAAGATGGGGGTAAAAACGGTTATGGTAACGGGAGATAACCCTTTGACAGCTAAATATATTGCAGAAAAGGCAGGCGTGGACGATTATATTGCCGAAGCAAAGCCGGAAGATAAGATGAACTACATCAAGAAGGAGCAGGAAGCCGGAAAATTGGTCGCCATGATGGGTGACGGTACGAATGACGCTCCCGCACTGGCACAGGCGAATGTCGGCGTTGCGATGAACAGTGGTACGCAGGCAGCGAAGGAGGCTGGCAACATGGTGGATCTTGATAATGACCCGACAAAGCTGATCGAGATCGTGGAAATCGGTAAGCAGTTGCTGATGACACGCGGTACGTTGACTACATTCAGTATCGCAAACGATGTCGCCAAGTATTTTGCGATCGTACCGGCTTTGTTCATGGTGGCAATCCCGCAGTTGGCTGCACTGAACATTATGCATCTGCATAGTCCGGAGAGTGCCATCCTGAGCGCGGTTATTTTCAACGCGATCATCATCCCTATCCTGATACCGCTGGCTTTACGCGGGGTCGCTTACAAGCCGATCGGTGCTTCTGCTTTGCTTCGTCGCAACCTGTTGATATATGGGGTGGGTGGTGTAGTCGCTCCCTTTGTCGGCATCAAGCTGATCGATATAGTAGTTAGTCTTTTTATGTAA